Genomic segment of Apium graveolens cultivar Ventura chromosome 7, ASM990537v1, whole genome shotgun sequence:
AATTATATATGGATTTCACTAAGAAAATGccttagatccaaacatgaaagtttaagtcctcattacAAGGAACAACTTCCAATCATTAGTTTCTAGAAATTTCATCAAGAACATATTGAAAATATGTCTCAACCTTTGCATTTTCTAACACAAACAGGATGAGAAGGGATAAATGAACACCATAGAAAACACACAACAGAGGAGGGCTACACACACACTCCGCACACACAAGAACACTCGAGCAGGAACTTGAAGGATGAACATAGACTCTGAGTTGTAAAATCTTCGATGAAGAAAATATTTAATGTTGTAATCGATATAAAAGTATAGAAAAACATTTATAGGTTGGGTACACAATCACACACGCGGTTTTTACCTATTCATTGGTTTTTTGCGTCACCAATTCTTTGTCTCTTTTACATTTCAGTTTTTAGTTTTTCCTTTCATTAGTtcataaatatgaataataatcctTATCATTTAACCTACAAATTTTGGTAAAAATAACTtgcaccgtctgtgggaaacttGTTAAGGATTCGATTGATTCATCATGATTACAAGCAACGAACCAGAGGGAGAAACCTCAAACCAGGGAGCGGAGATCGAGATTAACAAGGAGATAGCTGCAACATTGAGGAAACTACAAGAGGAGATGGAGAAAATGCATTCTGAAAATGAAACATTAATGAAGGAAATTACCATGGCCAAATCGAAGACGAAGACAACCACGAAGAAGACAATCCCAAGTGTGGTCAGACGTCTAAACATGGATGACGTAAAAGAGTATGATCAGCGTGAAGAAGTAAGAAAAGATACAGACGATGTAATCGTAGTAGATGAGGACGAGAACGTAATGAATAACAACGATGATATGGGGCATCGACGTGATGAATATTAATATGATGACTACGAAGAACGAGATGAAGATCGTGATATAAGGAGATCACGACACAGGAGTTCAAGGTCTCATAATCATGTCCCGGAAAAGTTCAAAAGGGAATTGTAAGAAGTAAGGGAGTTGATGGTGTCCCTAAGCCTTTAGAAAAAGCAACCCTAATGAGTTATATGGACTCGCTGTTCGATGACAATATTGCTTTGGTGGAAATTTCAAAACACTGCACAATGCCCCAAATGAGGCCGTTTGACGGGACCACTGATCCATTGGAACACATAGCACCGTACAAGCAAAAAATGTTCACAGTGACCATTACGCGAGACTTGAAAGAAGCCTGCATGTGTAAGGGATTTGGTTTAACACTATCAGGCCCAACTATACAATGGTTCGTGAATTTTCTAAATAGGAGCATAAAAACATTTGCCAATTTAGAAGATGCATTCAATATGCAGTTTGCAAGCAGTAGGGTGTTCGAGAAAACCATAAGTGATTTGTACAAGATTATGCAATGCCATAGAGAACCACTACATGACTATCTGACATGATTAAATAGAGAAAAGATGACTATAACCAACTGTGATGTTCCTACGACTATTGAAGTATTCAGGAGAGGCTTGGAGAGAAAGTCACCACTCTATGAAGAACTCACAAAGTATCCATGCAGGATCATGGATGATATACAAGCTAAGGCTATGACACAGGTCAGGTTGTGAAAATAGGAGAGAAGATGATGATAAATACTATCGTCTTAACCGAAAGATCACGCCGCCAAAGACCAGGGACTTTAAGCCTTAATCAAAACCACAAGTGAAGATGCATATGTCAAAACAACACAAGAATGATCTGACTGGAGAAAAGACCCCAACTTACCAACAACATATGATAGCTATGGCTTCGCAATAACTTTATCAGCCATGATGAGGGAATTTACAATGCTTGGAGACATTGTCAAATGGCCAACAAAGAGCAATAAGCGTATGGTCAACCCAGACTCTAAGCCGTGGTGTGATTATCATGGAGACTACAACCATAAAGTTTATGATTGTGTAATTTTGAGAAAAGAACTACAGTTTCTGATTAAGAAGGGTATTTGACTGAGTTCATGACATGTAAAAAGACGAACATGTCAGAATGGAGAGATCACCAAATAAAAATGAAAGGACGCCAATAAATAACCACCACCCCATCTCATCATAAAATAATTAACTTCATTACAAGAGGCTCAGAGGTGTGTGGATCAACATATTCACAAGCCAAAAAGGTGGCTAGAGAAACAGATATAAGAGTTGCTCAAGCAGAAGTGAGTAACAACAACTTGCTGGCTTTAATATTTGAGAAATCGGATAAAAGGAATATCTGAGAACTACAACATGACAGCCTTGTCATCTCACTTCCCGTGGGAAATTGCTTGATCAAGAGAATCTTGGTAGACAATGGGAGTGCTGCCAATATCATGATGCTGAGTACATTGAAACAAAGCCAAAAGTGACATGATCAAGAAGACTACAACGCTTGTGAGGTTTAGTGGCAAGACTAAGCGTACAATAGGCAAAATCACACTGCCTATATATGCACATGGGATCAATCTCCTAGAGAAATTTTACATAACCGATGGTGACTTTACGTACAACATAATAATATGAAGGCTATGGATTCACGACTTGAAGGTTGTCCCCTCAATGTATCATCAAGTACTTAAACTTCTGAGGCCATGGGGAGAATAAGAGATTCGTGAAGATCAGGATACAGCAAGAGAGTGCTATAAGACGTGCCTGAAACCTATTGTCCAACACAACGAGAATGAAGCACCTATAGCCATTATAACAGGACCTGAGAAGCTGGCTGAGATTGGCTTGAAGACAGGAGACAATAAAGTATTAATTGGAAAAGACTTATCTCCAATAATTGAGGTGAACTTGGTGGAATTCCTAATGACTAGATAGGACGTATTTGCATGGGAACCTGATGACATCACAGGCATTGCCCCCGACGTGATCACAGATAAGCTAAATATTGATCCAAGTTACCCTCATGTCCAACTGAAAAAAAGAAAGTTTGCAGCAGAAAGAAATAATATAATTAATGACGAAGTAGATCGAATTTTGAAGGATGGAATGATCGAAAAGGTAGATTATTTGGAATGGTTGGCCAACGTTGTCATAGTCCAAATGAAGAATGAAAAATGGAAAGTTTATGTGGATTATACAGACTTAAACAAATATTGTCCCAAAGACCCTTATCCATTACCTTATATTGATACCATGGTAAACTTGACGGTTGCACATGAGTTACTTATATTTCTGTACGCATCCAGTGGTTGTAATCAAATATATGGAGCCATCAGATGCAGAGAAGACTGCATTCATCACGGATATGGATGATATATTTTTATTTGGCTATGCCCTTTGGACTAGGAAATGCAGGTTCTGCCTTTTAAAGACTTGTCAATAAGATGTTCAATGATCAAATAGGCCAGACGATGAAAGTTTATATTAACAACATGGTGGTCAAATCTGAGAATTTTAAGAATCATGTTCGTGACTTACATGAAGTATTTGACATCTTAAGATCATACAATATGAAGCTCAATCCTCCCAAATGCAACTTTGTTATATCTTCTGGAAAGTTTCTTAGACACATGGTGACAAGAAGGGGAATTGAAGATAGTCAAGAACATATTAAAGCAGATTTCGAGTTAAAATTCCATCTAATGTGAAAGATGTCCAGAAGCTAACAAGAAGCATTGCAACACTGAATATATTCATATCACGATCATCAGATAGGTGTAAGCTCTTCAATAATGTCTTGAGGAAGAACAAAAGCTTTGAATGGATGAACAAACATGAGACTGCACTTAGTGACTTGAAGACTTATCTGACAACTCCTCCACTCTTATCCAAACCACTTCAAGGGGAGGATCTTTATGTCTATTTGTCCGTTACTCATCACGCAGTAAGTGGAGTACTTGTCAAAGAGCACGAAGGTTTCCAATCGCCAGTCTATTATGTCAACAAAAGCTTAATTGATGCAGAAACAAGATACATATCTATTGAAAATTTAGTACTAGCATTAGCAATGATGTCTAAAAAGTTAAGGCGCTATTTTGAGTCTCACAGAATACATGTCATGACAAACTTTCCTTTAAGAACTGTTTTGAGCAAACATGAATTGATGGGAAGAACGGATAAATGGGCCATCCGTTTAAGTAAATATGACATCGTATATGACACTAGGACTGCTATAAAATCATAAGTTTTAGTTGACTTTGTGGCTAATTTCAGTCCAAGCCAAATGACAACGGGTTTCAAGAACAGACGTCAAGCCATGGATTCTATACACATATGGAGCTTTGAATGTGAATAAAACAGGCTTGAGGGTTGTATTAAAATCGCCACAGGGGGATAAAGTGGCATATTCAGTACGATGTGACTTCAAAGCTACCAATAATGAGGCTGAGTATGATGCATTAATATTGGGATTGACGATTGCTAAAGATATGAAAGTTAGATATATTGACGTAAACTGTGATTGACTATTGATTGTTAATCACGTCAATGGCTCTTATGAAACTAAATACCCCAAGATGGTTACGTATCTAGATGTCATTAAGAAATTGACGAGTTCTTTTGACACATTTAATATACAGCAGGTGCCAAGGGAGAACAACATTCAAACTGATGCATTAGCCGGCCTTGGGGCTGTTTTCAAAGGTCTCAACTTAAGCAGCATTCCGGTTTTGCATATCATTAAGCCTGTTATCGAGAGATTAGCCCATAAAATGGAGGTGTTAGTCCTTAATTCAGAATATGGAAATAATAATGAAGTTGCGGGTGGTTGGATTAAAATGTACAAAAACTACTTGCAACATAGAATCCAACCTAGCAGCAATAATGAAGCCATGATCCTTAGAATAAAAGCGTCAAGATTCACTAGTATGGACAATGTGTTATTCAAAAAATCATCTACGGGTATACTTCAAAGATGTTTGGAAAAACATGAGGCTGCCATGGTTTAGAGGATGCACGTGAAGGAAAATGCGAGAGTCACACTAACAGGAGATATCTTTCAATGAAAGTATTATGCTTGGGGTATTATTGGCCAACATTAAGGCAGAATACCTTGGAATAAATGAATAAATGCGACGCTTGTCAAAGGCATGCCCCCATGATACACCAGCCATCTGAACTCCTAACATTTCTATTCCTTCTTGGCCATTCATGAAGTAGGGAATATACATTGTGAGAAAGATGTCACCTGTACCTGGTCAGAAAGTCTTCATGTTGGCTATGACGGATTATTTTTCTAGATGTATTGAAGAGGAGTCATTCAAGCCAGTCACGTCAAAAGAGGTGATTCTATTCATTAAGAGGAACAGCTTGTGCAAGTTTGGTGTGCcatctaatttttttataatagtTCACAATTCATAAGTGATAAGACGGAAGCATTTTGTAGGCGATAGAACATCAACCTGATCAAGTCAACACCGAGGTATCCTCAAGCTAATGGGCAGGCTGAATCAAATAATAAGGTTATAATCAATAACCTCAAGACGAGGTTAACTACAAGAaaaggaaaatgggatgaagagTGACCTTGGGTGTTATGGTCTGATAGGACAATTCCAAAGATGTCAATAGGACAGACGTCTTAGAGCTTGGTCTATGAAACCGAAGTTGTCTTACCAACTGAAGTCATGATGCCCACTGTTAGATATGGACTATTGACATCATAGATAAATGACAAGGAGTTGGCATATGATGTGGACACATAGTGATCTATTGTTGAGAAAGATGTTCCAGAACACCTTGGACGTGAAAGTAGGAAAGTTTGCTGACATCTGGGAAGGTCCTTAACTCATAGATTTAGTTGTTGGAGGTGGAACACCATAATCTAGTTTACTATTTGCCAGAATCATCACCATGTTCACCGGAGCTCATTTTCTGTCAAAGTTTCTAAGGGCTGCCTTCATTCGATTGATGTTCAGTTTTCATCTTGCTGCTGGTGTTGTGAACTTTTTGATGGCATAAACATGCACTCCTTATATCTATATACCATTATAATATTTTTACCTTGACTCCAGAAATTACAATCTAAGCCTCAACCTGGCAGAGTTATAAAAAATCCCCAAAATTTTGTAAAAACTAAAATCAGCTTCCATCAAGTTCCAACTAGTCCCtgaaatttcaaaattttagaatCTACTCTTAAATTGTTCTTCAATTTTACTTTTTTTCTCCATATTTTTATAACATGTCTTCTCACATCAAGCCTCAAATTGATATTATGGAAGATAATATTTATTGGCTTGAGATTGAACATGATAAGTTCTACTATGAAGTATATGTTTATCATAATGACCACTGGCTACCATAATATAAACTTACGGTGAAGGATTTAAATAATCAACTTGGTGAATTTAAAAGATTGGAAAAGATGTACAAAATTAAATTGAGGAAAGAAATTTACAAATGTGCGAGAGAAGAAAAAGAGAGGTTTTATGGAACTATAGTATCTCAACTTCAACGTCTCATGAATTTAGAAAATGAGAACATGGTTAAAGGGGAGATGGAAGTTGAGCATATTGAAAAATCTGCTACGGAAGATTCAATTAAGGAAGTTAAATAAGTTGAGTATATAGAGTTTACAAGTGAGGACTAAGCGAAAGAAACTAAGCCACAACCTGACTGCTTTCAAATTGTTGAGAATTATAAAGTAGTTGATGATATTATTGTGGTTGAGCATATCGATTAAATCATTTTGAAGTACTTGCTTAAACTTCATTCTCTAGCTTGCCAGTTTTCAAAGTTCTTTGCACCTCGACCGTTTTTCAAGAAGAACATGAACTACATCTTGGTTCCAACTTACCATTCTTTCGTGGTTCTTGTCTTTTACAAAACTCGTGGTCAGGTTTTCTCCAACCAGAGGAGAATGACGAGAAATGAAAATAAAGAATAAATCTATTTGTTATTAATTAGTTTTTATGTATCTAGTGTAGagataaataatatatttttgtatatgttttaaatgtggggttagaattttattaattaagtaGGTTATTTATAATAAAGCTCAATGGTTTGTAAGTCTTAGTCCAGTAGGTTATTTATTAGGGTTTTTATTATTGTATAAACATTGTAATCCTCACATTATTACTTAACTTAAAAAATACACTTTTCTAAggaataatattaattttattctTCAGAATCGTATAGTTCATTGATTATTGATAGATCTTTGCTTTATTCTCTGATTCTACAATCTTGTTCTGCATCACCCAGGCTTGCACAGGCTAGAAAAACTATAGTTTTTTAAGTTCATTAAATAAAATGACCATTTCTCTAAGACTATTCAGAAGATAAACTTACCTTGCGGCAATATTTGCATAATGCTCATGTCTTTACTTTGTCTATACTTCCACCTTAATAGAAAACAAAAATAATTAGATATCAACACTTTTTCCTATGTGTTACGTGTTCGTTCTCCTTTCCACCTATTTTGATGTCAACCTAGATTTTTGTTTTGTCTTAATAAACAACATATTAACAAGTACGCAAACAAGATGGTTATCTTTCACTATTTCGTATCCTTTATTTACCAGAATGATAAGCTCTTGGGTAATCGATCGACATGTATGCACTTCATCCATCATTAGTGGTTTTATTTCTATCATTTAGCTAGATCATGTATCTCTTTTAGGCCATTGGGAATGGGGCTTTACCCTCTTTTAAATACCATAAGATACAATGTTTATAAGGTATTTACATATTGTTTGACAAGAATAGATAACAGATGATAGCCAACTATCTTATGcaatccccttttcttttcaAAAAGAAACACACTGTTTTCAGTTAAAAAATTCCACAATCCCAACATTCAAAAATATAACAAGTATGTTGTTGAGAATGGAATTTTACAACCAGAATATTTATACAACATCAAAACTACCAACAAATATAGAAGGAAAAATACAGTATAATGTTCAAAGAATTTTTAGATGTCAAAAGTGAGGAATGAAAATATATATCAGAGGACTTGTCTGTGTATTCAAGTTAATCtactattttataattatttccCCAAATTTCCTTCCTTTCATAATCCTCTTTATTTTCTTCCTCCCTCTCTCTGTTATCTCTCtttcagttttataaaataaGGTTAAGATCACACTCATAACCATACAAAATCATAATGATTATCCTCTCATTCTTCTCTATTTATAAGTGATACATATCGTGATCATGTTTATTCTTTTTCTCAATTGTAATACTCTCTTTATATgggtatatatataaatatatgtataaaGCTTATTCTAAATAATATCAATCATACTTGTAGTCGTCCtacaaataatataaaaatattaggTTATTAAGCATAAATGTCAATCAGAGACATTGAGAAAATGATGGTACTAAAGAGCATTAGTGGATGTCATTCCCATATTAGTGGATGCTTCATTCCTAAACTAGTGGATGCTGAAGATAATGTAGGGAGTCAATACATTGAGAAAATGATGTACTAAAGAGTATTTAGTGGATGATATTCCTAAACTAGTGGATGCTTAAGATGATGAGGGGAAACTCAAGAATGCACTTTGCTCCAAATCCAAACTATAAGAAATTATTTACTCAAAATTCAATATTATTTACTCAACAACACACTATTTTCAGTTAAAAAATTCCACAATCCCAACATTCAAAAATATAACAAGTATGTTGTTGAGAATGGAATTTTACAACCAGAATATTTATACAACATCAAAACTACCAACAAATATAGAAGGAAAAATACAGTATAATGTTCAAAGAATTTTTAGATGTCAAAAGTGAGGAATGAAAATATATATCAGAGGACTTGTCTGTGTATTCAAGTTAATCtactattttataattatttccCCAAATTTCCTTCCTTTCACAATCCTCTTTATTTTCTTCCTCCCTCTCTCTCTGTTATCTCTCtttcagttttataaaataaGGTTAAGATCACACTCATAACCATACAAAATCATAATGATTATCCTCTCATTCTTCTCTATTTATAAGTGATACATATCGTGATCATGTTTGTTCTTTTTCTCAATTGTAATACTCTCTTTATATgggtatatatataaatatatgtataaaGCTTATTCTAAATAATATCAATCATACTTGTAGTCGCCCtacaaataatataaaaatattaggTTATTAAGCATAAATGTCAATCAGAGACATTGAGAAAATGATGGTACTAAAGAGCATTAGTGGATGTCATTCCCATATTAGTGGATGCTTCATTCCTAAACTAGTGGATGCTGAAGATAATGTAGGGAGTCAATACATTGAGAAAATGATGTACTAAAGAGTATTTAGTGGATGATATTCCTAAACTAGTGGATGCTTAAGATGATGAGGGGAAACTCAAGAATGCACTTTGCTCCAAATCCAAACTATAAGAAATTATTTACTCAAAATTCAATATTGTTGCCTTACTCGACAACAACATCAAtttgatgatatatatatttttagtaTTGTTCGCAAGGAAGGGTTGAGATCAATATCAATTTCAAATCTTTTATCTCTTACAGTACATAAGTGTGAAAATAATTTGTGGGTATTTATGGTTATAAACTGAATTGATCTAATAAGACAATAAAAGTTCTTCATTTGGTtatcatgaatgtctaatttggGTTCTTGTTATGCTAAAAATAATCattcaaataattataaaattctCTCCCAATGTAGATTATAATGCCTACAATTATCCCTTAAAAGCCACTCACATGGTCAAACAAAGTACAACTATATATTATTAATAACCATGAATTATCTGTTTCACAATTCTCATATAAATCTCCTGATCTAATATTTAAATTATGTTTATCATATCATGTAATAAAATTAAAACTCCTCTAACGATTTGTTATAAACGCATAAGGATACAATCAAAGATTCGTGAATCCCTTTATAGTGTTATGCCCTCAATGAAAAATTAACAATCgcaaaaaaatcaaaatataacTTAGCAAATATAATAAGCCAAAGAAAACTACCCAACTCTTAAATTAATGGATTAACTACTAATGATAAAATAACACATATATGAATTAAAAACACAAACCTTGAGTTTAAGAATTGAAGTACAAATAGTATAACTTAAAAAGTTCCTTTACAATTCAGACAAATCCCTTCGCTCCTTCTTCCAACCTCGCTCTTAAGTGTATCTCTCATTTTTCTCTCAAGGGTACGGCTATATCTATTCTACTCTACAACATAATACGTGATGGTTTTTCTATATTTAATATCtcttaaatataatatattgaagAATTTTAATGCTTTCTGTTATTGGGAGAAATTCTTACCAacatgtgttagatatatttgataatgtcatggctagtgtgatttatgtttagttttcagatcttacttaaacaggataaatcagtacttactggaagtcaggacttaaggatatcagtacttatattatcaggagataattatcagaagatggatatcagaacttaagtattgaaggacgttcagataaggaaggcagctggttaaagaaaagaagatcgagacaaacataagaagagatatgcatgaagaaggaattctatgaagaatagaatacttggaagaaaagatatatggttgatatattttaggaagcagaattatattccatatcaattagcgattatcttgtaactgtgtagtatataaacacagacatagggtttacactataagtgttatcacaattgagaagattattctttgtaaccctagcagctctcgtgatatttgttcatcactgagagagaacagttccatactgtaacagaatttattgttttaaataaagtttgttttctgttacttgagttattaaagtttgatttgattgtgctatacactgtattcaccccgctctacagtgtgtgtgacctaacaagtggtatcagagcctatctgttaacacacaaacagtttaagatccaaacacaatcatgtctgaagcagaaacttcaactaagcccaccaaagctgaagaacctccaaagacacaaattcaaagccgatatgagactattagagttcccatattgagaccatctgaatatgccatatggaaggtgaggatgaccatgtttctggaagctacagatccagaatatcttgatagaatcaaggaagggcctcacaaaccaaccaagctcgctgttgtagtttcaggtgaagcagcaaagtctgtgtagattcaaaatttccaaatcatgtctacaggcttgacaaagcacttatggccttaagcaagctccaagagcatggtatgagacttcagctcaattccttctggaaagtggatttaccagaggcacaattgataaaactctgttctacctcaaccatggaaatgacttacttttggtatagatatatgttgatgatatcatctttggatctataAATACAAAGCtctgtgaaagattttccaagctaatgcagtcaagatatcaaatgagtatgatgagagaacttagttattttctgggacttcaagtgaagcaaactgaagaaggtactttcataaatcaatccaagtacaccagaaatttacttaagaagtttggaatgcaagacagttcaactgcaataacttccatggccactgcaaccaagttagataaagatacttgAGCATCactagatattactaactacagaggtatgattggctctttactctatttaactgcaagtagacctgatatcatgtatgctagctgtctttgtgcaagatttcaggctgatccaagagaacctcatctaatagttgtgaaaagaattttcaagtacctcaagggtactgctgatctaggattgtggtatcctagggaatcagattttaagataataggttactcagatgcagattttgcaggatgcaaaatagacaggaaaagcactagtggaagctgccaatttcttggaggcagattggtttcttggtttagcaagaaacagaaatcaatttcgacatcaactgcaaaagcagaatctggatagacttgaagct
This window contains:
- the LOC141674076 gene encoding uncharacterized protein LOC141674076, producing the protein MNKHETALSDLKTYLTTPPLLSKPLQGEDLYVYLSVTHHAVSGVLVKEHEGFQSPVYYVNKSLIDAETRYISIENLVLALAMMSKKLRRYFESHRIHVMTNFPLRTVLSKHELMGRTDKWAIRLSLRVVLKSPQGDKVAYSVRCDFKATNNEAEYDALILGLTIAKDMKVPRENNIQTDALAGLGAVFKGLNLSSIPVLHIIKPVIERLAHKMEVLVLNSEYGNNNEVAGGWIKMYKNYLQHRIQPSSNNEAMILRIKASRFTSMDNVLFKKSSTGILQRCLEKHEAAMV